The Populus trichocarpa isolate Nisqually-1 chromosome 11, P.trichocarpa_v4.1, whole genome shotgun sequence genome has a segment encoding these proteins:
- the LOC7483646 gene encoding uncharacterized protein LOC7483646 yields the protein MNLSDLNKVWEIKALKKPGEEEARRMLDKIAKQVQPIMRKHNWRVKLLSEFCPNNRSLLGLNVGGGVHVKLRLRRPNRDLDFFPFHQVLDTMLHELCHNVHGPHNANFYKLWDELRKECEELIFKGITGTGEGFDLPGRRLGGFSCQPALSSLRKTALAAAEKRAKLGSMLPSQPKRLGGDSTIMAALSPIQAAAMAAERRLQDEIWCGSLLAETDETSGDGETSSDIAENPVSMGEFTESSRLHNCRKRGCESNDRTACLSSNGHSVSDSNFVDLSKDASTSGSMLDHGTNLRKKICNSYKDPFPDTTTHIEGSFIDLTSDSIFGSTTNLDTRHVLEAPPLTSDSSFGSICNCDTAHTPEASSLWECGTCTLLNPQLAPICELCGAQKPKDASTKNKIWSCKFCTLENCLKLDRCLACGQWRYSNGPPVSTRAPNLGT from the exons atgaattTGAGTGATTTAAACAAAGTATGGGAAATCAAAGCCCTAAAAAAACCAGGAGAAGAGGAAGCCAGAAGGATGTTAGACAAAATAGCCAAACAGGTGCAGCCCATCATGCGTAAACACAATTGGCGTGTCAAGCTTCTCTCTGAATTCTG TCCAAACAACCGGTCTCTTCTGGGATTAAATGTAGGAGGTGGGGTGCATGTGAAGTTGAGGCTTCGGAGACCAAACAGGGATTTGGATTTCTTTCCATTCCATCAGGTTCTTGATACAATGCTTCATGAGCTTTGCCATAATGTTCATGGTCCCCACAACGCCAACTTTTACAAGCTCTGGGATGAACTCAGAAAG GAGTGCGAAGAGTTGATTTTCAAGGGAATCACTGGCACAGGAGAGGGTTTTGATCTTCCAGGGAGGCGTTTGGGTGGGTTTTCCTGCCAACCTGCTCTGTCATCTCTTCGCAAAACTGCCCTAGCTGCTGCGGAAAAGAGGGCGAAATTAGGATCCATGCTGCCATCTCAGCCTAAAAGGCTTGGAGGTGATAGTACCATCATGGCTGCACTCAGTCCAATACAAGCTGCTGCAATGGCTGCGGAAAGGAGGTTGCAGGATGAGATATGGTGTGGTTCTCTGTTGGCTGAGACTGATGAGACCTCTGGTGATGGAGAAACTAGCTCTGATATTGCAGAAAACCCTGTATCTATGGGGGAATTTACAGAAAGCTCAAGGTTACATAACTGTAGAAAAAGAGGTTGTGAATCAAATGACAGAACAGCTTGTTTATCTTCCAATGGACATTCAGTTTCAGATTCTAATTTTGTGGATTTATCCAAAGATGCTTCAACATCTGGGTCTATGCTCGATCATGGCACcaaccttagaaaaaaaatttgcaattcATATAAGGATCCATTTCCTGATACTACTACCCACATAGAAGGTAGTTTCATTGATTTAACGAGTGATTCAATTTTTGGATCCACAACTAATCTCGATACAAGACATGTTCTAGAGGCACCTCCTTTAACCAGTGATTCATCCTTTGGTTCCATATGTAATTGTGATACAGCACATACTCCAGAGGCATCTTCTTTGTGGGAGTGTGGAACCTGCACACTACTGAATCCA CAACTAGCCCCAATATGCGAGCTTTGTGGCGCACAAAAGCCCAAAGATGCCAGCACCAAGAACAAAATCTGGTCCTGCAAATTCTGTACTTTGGAGAACTGTCTGAAGTTGGACAGATGCTTAGCATGTGGTCAATGGAGATATTCAAATGGTCCACCAGTGTCAACTCGTGCTCCCAACCTTGGCACCTGA
- the LOC7483647 gene encoding mitochondrial import inner membrane translocase subunit TIM50 produces the protein MASTVLRSRILSIVSRNNKPNRRFFCSNKEPIISSQSTIPDQSAAAAEEAPAQAAGIRENKAWNFFKYGIIGALTGATAFAGYASYAYSLDEVEEKTKTLRESVNYTASNDASNVEKYQGLLYSTVMTVPVKAVELYLDLRKLLEEHVKGFTEPASDKLLPDLHPAEQHVFTLVLDLNETIIYSDWKRDRGWRTFKRPGVDDFLQHLGRFYEIVVYSDQLSMYVDPVVERLDPNHFIRYRLSRSATRYQDGKHYRDLSKLNRDPGKILYVSGHAFENSLQPENCVPIKPFKIDETGDVPLDTALLDLIPFLEYVARNSPSDIRTVLASYERKDLGKEFLERSKDYQRRMQEQRQQGRLWRR, from the exons atggcTTCCACGGTACTTCGATCTCGCATTTTATCAATCGTATCAAGAAACAATAAACCTAATCGCAGATTCTTTTGTTCAAATAAAGAACCCATCATCTCTTCTCAATCAACTATACCCGATCAATCTGCTGCGGCGGCGGAGGAAGCACCGGCGCAGGCTGCGGGGATTCGGGAGAATAAGGCATGGAACTTTTTCAAGTATGGAATTATTGGCGCTCTCACTGGAGCCACTGCTTTTGCTGGATACGCTTCTTAcg CCTACAGTTTGGATGAAGTGGAGGAGAAGACGAAAACTTTGCGAGAATCAGTAAACTATACTGCTAGTAATGACGCTTCCAATGTTGAG AAGTATCAAGGTTTGCTGTACTCCACAGTGATGACAG TTCCTGTTAAAGCGGTGGAACTTTACTTGGATCTGAGGAAGTTACTGGAAGAACATGTCAAA GGTTTTACTGAACCAGCCTCAGATAAACTTCTTCCTGATTTGCATCCTGCTGAGCAACATGTTTTTACTCTTGTTTTAGATCTTAACGAGACAATAATTTATAGTGATTGGAAG CGTGACAGGGGCTGGCGAACATTCAAACGACCGGGAGTAGATGACTTCTTGCAACACCTTGGACGGTTCTATGAAATTGTTGTGTATTCGGATCAGCTAAGTATG TATGTCGATCCTGTTGTTGAAAGGTTGGATCCAAACCACTTTATCAGGTACAGGCTATCAAGGAGTGCTACCAGGTATCAGGATGGCAAGCATTATAGA GATCTTTCAAAACTTAATAGAGATCCGGGCAAAATCCTCTATGTGAGTGGTCATGCATTTGAAAATAGCCTTCAGCCAGAAAATTGTGTCCCAATTAAGCCATTCAAGATCGATGAAACGGGTGATGTACCTCTGGATACAGCACTTTTGGATCTTATTCCGTTTCTTGAGT ATGTTGCTCGCAACAGTCCATCTGACATCAGAACAGTTTTGGCATCATATGAAAGAAAGGATTTAGGAAAAGAGTTCCTTGAACGTTCTAAAGATTATCAGAG GCGAATGCAAGAACAAAGGCAGCAAGGCCGCCTCTGGCGTCGCTGA